One Fusobacterium sp. IOR10 DNA segment encodes these proteins:
- a CDS encoding basic amino acid ABC transporter substrate-binding protein, translated as MKKLIVLCGMILMCAFTFAKGSKSIYVGTNPEFFPFEYLENGEMKGFDVELMEKIGEKIGKEIKWKDMAFDGLLPALQSNKLDVIIAGMTATDDRKKFVNFSQAYYTSTQKILVNEETNDIDSLESMKGKSVGVILGYTGDVAVSKIEGVDVKRYNGAGEGVMALKAKKVDAVVLDSEPAKNYIKKNTGLKLIDTDLDKEEYAIAVSKDNNELTEEIDGALEELMEDGTYDELMEKYFN; from the coding sequence ATGAAAAAATTAATAGTTTTATGTGGGATGATATTAATGTGTGCCTTTACATTTGCAAAGGGCAGTAAGAGTATATATGTTGGGACTAATCCAGAGTTTTTCCCATTTGAGTATTTGGAAAATGGTGAAATGAAAGGTTTTGATGTGGAGCTTATGGAAAAAATAGGAGAAAAAATAGGAAAGGAAATTAAATGGAAGGATATGGCATTTGATGGATTATTACCAGCTTTACAAAGTAATAAATTAGATGTAATTATTGCAGGAATGACTGCAACTGATGACAGAAAGAAATTTGTTAACTTCTCACAAGCTTATTACACTTCAACTCAAAAGATTTTAGTTAATGAAGAAACAAATGATATAGACTCTTTAGAAAGCATGAAGGGAAAATCAGTTGGAGTTATATTAGGATATACTGGAGATGTTGCAGTTAGTAAAATAGAAGGTGTAGATGTTAAAAGATATAACGGAGCAGGTGAAGGTGTAATGGCTCTTAAGGCTAAAAAAGTAGACGCTGTTGTTTTAGATTCAGAACCAGCTAAAAACTATATTAAAAAGAATACAGGATTAAAATTAATTGATACTGATTTAGACAAGGAAGAATATGCTATAGCTGTATCAAAGGATAATAATGAATTAACAGAGGAAATAGACGGAGCACTTGAAGAACTTATGGAAGACGGAACTTATGATGAATTAATGGAAAAATATTTTAACTAA
- the htpG gene encoding molecular chaperone HtpG yields the protein MRKETQNFQAETKELLNLMVHSIYSNKEIFIRELISNSSDAIDKLKFNSLTNVELLNDGKDFKIVLKGDKDKGTLEIQDNGIGMTFEEVNENIGTIAKSGSKAFLEKIKEAKENKDLDIIGQFGVGFYSAFMVADEITLLTKSPLSKTTVKWLSNGDGTYEIEEVENLEDLVRGTKIILHLKEDDKDFAEEYRLKSLVKKHSGSIKYPVMLGEEKLNNEKPLWKLDKKDITDEMYNEFYKSTFFDTENPLMSFNFKVQGSLEYNAVLFVPDRTPMDFYTKDYKRGLQLYCKNVFIMESAENLVPEYLRFLKGVVDTDNLSLNISREILQQNNELSKISKNLEKKILGEFSKLLKTDREKYIKFWEIFGQTIKFGIQELFGLNKEKLKDLVIFKSSFEDKYVTFKEYVDRMPSDQESIFYVTGESEEMVKSLPKLKALKEKGFEILYFTDRIDEFTIKTLSEYSGKKFKSITASDFKLNEEEAKKDEDLEKENKTTLDKFKELLGDKIAEVKLGNNLGSSAVAMTSKGEISLEMEKTLSQMPGNDKVKAEKILELNPEHPLFEKLKNANDEEASDLLEILYDQALLIEGFKIENPIKFAEKLNKILSK from the coding sequence ATGAGAAAAGAAACACAAAATTTTCAAGCAGAAACTAAAGAGCTATTAAATCTTATGGTTCATTCTATTTATAGTAATAAGGAGATATTTATAAGGGAACTTATATCAAACTCAAGTGATGCAATAGATAAATTAAAATTTAATTCTTTAACTAATGTTGAGTTATTAAATGATGGAAAAGATTTTAAAATAGTATTAAAGGGAGATAAAGATAAGGGAACATTGGAAATTCAAGACAATGGTATTGGAATGACCTTTGAAGAAGTTAATGAAAATATAGGAACAATAGCTAAATCAGGATCAAAGGCTTTTTTAGAAAAAATTAAAGAGGCAAAGGAGAATAAAGATTTAGATATAATAGGACAATTTGGTGTTGGATTCTATTCAGCATTTATGGTAGCTGATGAGATAACTTTATTAACTAAATCTCCATTATCTAAAACAACTGTAAAATGGTTATCAAATGGAGATGGAACATATGAAATAGAAGAAGTTGAAAATCTTGAAGATCTAGTAAGAGGAACAAAGATTATCTTACATTTAAAAGAAGATGACAAGGATTTTGCAGAGGAATACAGATTAAAATCCCTTGTTAAAAAACATTCAGGTTCTATAAAATACCCAGTAATGTTAGGGGAAGAAAAACTAAATAATGAAAAACCACTATGGAAATTAGATAAAAAAGATATTACAGATGAAATGTACAATGAATTTTATAAATCAACATTCTTTGATACAGAAAATCCTTTAATGAGTTTTAATTTTAAGGTTCAAGGATCTTTAGAATACAATGCAGTTTTATTTGTACCTGATAGAACTCCAATGGACTTCTATACTAAAGACTATAAAAGAGGATTACAACTATATTGCAAAAATGTATTTATAATGGAATCAGCTGAGAACTTAGTTCCAGAATATTTAAGATTCTTAAAGGGTGTAGTTGACACTGATAACCTATCTTTAAATATTTCAAGGGAAATTTTACAACAAAACAATGAACTAAGTAAAATATCTAAAAATTTAGAAAAGAAAATTCTAGGGGAATTCTCTAAACTACTAAAAACTGATAGGGAAAAATACATTAAATTCTGGGAAATATTTGGACAAACAATTAAATTTGGAATTCAAGAGTTATTTGGTTTAAACAAAGAAAAATTAAAAGATTTAGTAATATTTAAATCATCATTTGAAGATAAATATGTAACATTTAAAGAATATGTTGATAGAATGCCAAGTGATCAAGAAAGTATCTTCTATGTAACTGGAGAAAGTGAAGAAATGGTAAAATCTCTTCCTAAATTAAAAGCGTTAAAAGAAAAGGGATTTGAAATATTATACTTTACAGATAGAATAGATGAATTTACAATAAAAACATTGTCTGAATACAGTGGAAAGAAATTTAAATCAATAACTGCCTCTGACTTTAAATTAAATGAAGAGGAAGCAAAAAAAGATGAGGATTTGGAAAAGGAAAATAAAACTACACTTGATAAATTTAAAGAATTATTAGGGGATAAAATAGCAGAGGTAAAACTAGGAAATAACCTAGGTTCTTCAGCTGTGGCAATGACTTCAAAGGGAGAAATTTCTCTAGAAATGGAAAAAACTCTTTCTCAAATGCCTGGAAATGATAAAGTTAAAGCTGAAAAAATATTGGAATTAAATCCAGAACATCCTCTATTTGAAAAATTAAAAAATGCAAATGATGAGGAAGCTTCAGACTTACTAGAAATATTATATGATCAAGCACTTTTAATTGAAGGATTTAAAATAGAAAATCCAATAAAATTTGCTGAGAAATTAAATAAAATTTTATCTAAATAA
- a CDS encoding argininosuccinate synthase: METKEKVVLAYSGGLDTSVIVPWLQENYDFDVIAVSVDVGQKEDFEAVGEKAEHIGAKKFYAVDKKQELVDEYIFPMIKAGAKYEGKYLLGTAIARPVISKGLVEIAQKEGASYIVHGATGKGNDQVRFELGIKALAPNMKIIAPWRIWDIKSRKQEIEYLKSKGVKLPFNEKTSYSRDENIFHISHEGLDLENPGNTPNYDELLQWVKPLEKASDEAEYVNIDFEKGVPVALNGEKMKGLKILETLNKLGAKHGVGVIDLVENRLVGMKSRGVYETPAGTILYFAHEELERLCVDRDTIQAKEKLSNDMAKLIYNGQWFTKYRKSISAFVDETQEFVTGTVKLKLYKGNIILQGLESDCSLYSEDFSTFDEDEVYNQKDAAGFINLFGLPIKIEALLRGKK; this comes from the coding sequence ATGGAAACTAAAGAAAAGGTTGTACTAGCATATTCAGGAGGATTAGATACATCAGTTATAGTACCTTGGCTACAAGAAAATTATGATTTTGACGTTATTGCAGTTTCAGTTGACGTTGGTCAAAAGGAAGACTTTGAAGCTGTGGGAGAAAAAGCAGAGCATATAGGAGCTAAAAAATTCTACGCTGTTGATAAAAAACAAGAGTTAGTGGATGAATATATATTTCCAATGATAAAGGCAGGGGCAAAGTATGAAGGTAAATACTTACTTGGAACAGCTATAGCAAGACCAGTTATATCAAAGGGATTAGTTGAAATAGCTCAAAAAGAAGGAGCTAGTTATATAGTTCATGGTGCCACTGGTAAAGGGAACGATCAAGTTAGATTCGAGTTAGGTATAAAAGCTCTAGCTCCAAATATGAAAATAATAGCTCCTTGGCGTATTTGGGATATAAAATCTCGTAAACAAGAAATAGAATATTTAAAATCAAAGGGAGTTAAGCTACCTTTTAATGAAAAAACTTCATATAGTAGAGATGAAAATATTTTCCATATAAGTCATGAGGGATTAGATCTAGAAAATCCAGGAAATACTCCTAACTATGATGAATTACTTCAATGGGTAAAACCTTTGGAAAAAGCAAGTGATGAAGCTGAGTATGTAAATATAGACTTTGAAAAGGGTGTTCCAGTAGCTTTAAATGGTGAAAAAATGAAGGGTCTTAAAATACTTGAAACATTAAATAAATTAGGTGCAAAACATGGGGTTGGAGTTATAGATTTAGTTGAAAACAGACTAGTTGGAATGAAATCCCGTGGAGTATATGAAACTCCAGCAGGAACTATATTATATTTTGCCCATGAAGAACTAGAAAGACTATGTGTTGATAGAGATACAATTCAAGCTAAGGAAAAATTATCAAATGATATGGCTAAATTAATTTATAATGGTCAATGGTTTACAAAATATAGAAAATCAATATCAGCCTTTGTTGATGAAACACAAGAATTTGTAACTGGAACAGTTAAATTAAAATTATATAAAGGAAATATTATTTTACAAGGATTAGAATCAGATTGTTCTTTATATTCAGAAGATTTCTCAACTTTTGATGAGGATGAAGTATATAATCAAAAGGACGCAGCTGGATTTATCAATCTATTTGGTCTACCTATAAAAATAGAGGCTCTATTAAGAGGAAAAAAATAG
- the rsmB gene encoding 16S rRNA (cytosine(967)-C(5))-methyltransferase RsmB yields the protein MNIKKRIISIISETEKGKYSNIALNEYFKANPLSAKERGFITEVFYGVIRNKIFLDTMIDKRVTVIKKDWLRQLLRISIYQITFMDSDEAGVVWEGAELAKRKFSNPLGKFVNGVLRSYLRDKEKEIENLRDEHKLNILYSYPKWFYKKMESEYGKDCENVLKSLKKIPYLSVRVNTLKYSTEEFEKLLEAEHINIMKKIDTVYYIDSGIVIYFKEFKEGKIIAQDGSSYLAVKLLDPKPGERVLDTCSAPGSKTVLIGELMKNQGEILALDIYPHKLKLIENNAKKMGIDIITAVKMDAVKVKEQGKKFDKILVDAPCSGYGVIRKKPEALYNKDMNNVNELSALQYNILDSASKVLKDDGELVYSTCTITKEENTDNIAKFLENNPDFESVKVEIPSNVKGEYDDFNGFLINYKEEVLDNFYIIKLRKKKN from the coding sequence ATGAATATCAAAAAGAGAATTATCTCTATAATATCTGAAACTGAAAAAGGAAAATATTCAAATATTGCCCTAAATGAATATTTTAAGGCTAATCCCCTAAGTGCCAAAGAAAGAGGCTTTATAACAGAGGTTTTTTATGGGGTTATTAGAAATAAAATTTTTCTAGATACTATGATTGATAAAAGAGTTACAGTGATAAAAAAGGATTGGCTTAGACAACTTCTAAGAATTTCAATTTATCAAATAACTTTTATGGACAGTGACGAAGCTGGTGTTGTTTGGGAAGGAGCTGAACTTGCAAAAAGAAAATTCAGTAATCCCCTTGGAAAATTTGTAAATGGAGTTTTAAGAAGTTATTTAAGAGATAAAGAAAAGGAAATTGAAAATCTTAGAGATGAACATAAATTAAATATTTTATACTCTTATCCAAAATGGTTCTACAAAAAAATGGAATCTGAATATGGAAAGGATTGTGAAAATGTTTTAAAATCCCTAAAAAAAATACCTTATCTTTCTGTAAGAGTAAACACTTTAAAATATTCAACTGAAGAATTTGAAAAACTTCTTGAAGCAGAACATATAAATATAATGAAAAAAATAGATACTGTTTACTATATTGATTCTGGAATAGTTATATACTTTAAGGAATTTAAGGAAGGAAAAATAATAGCTCAAGATGGTTCTTCTTATTTAGCTGTTAAATTACTAGACCCTAAACCTGGAGAGAGAGTTTTAGACACTTGTTCTGCACCTGGTAGTAAAACTGTTTTAATTGGAGAATTAATGAAAAACCAAGGGGAAATCCTAGCTTTGGACATATATCCTCATAAATTAAAATTAATAGAAAACAATGCTAAAAAAATGGGAATAGACATTATTACAGCAGTTAAAATGGACGCTGTTAAAGTTAAAGAACAGGGAAAAAAATTTGATAAAATTTTAGTTGATGCCCCTTGCAGTGGTTATGGAGTTATTAGAAAAAAACCTGAGGCTCTTTACAATAAGGATATGAACAATGTTAATGAGCTTTCTGCCCTTCAATATAATATTTTAGATTCTGCTAGTAAGGTTCTAAAGGATGATGGGGAATTAGTTTACAGTACTTGTACAATAACAAAGGAAGAAAACACTGATAATATTGCTAAATTTTTAGAAAATAACCCTGACTTTGAAAGTGTTAAGGTTGAGATTCCTTCAAATGTAAAGGGAGAATATGACGATTTTAACGGATTCTTAATAAACTATAAGGAAGAGGTTCTTGATAACTTTTATATTATCAAACTTAGAAAAAAGAAAAATTAA
- a CDS encoding transcriptional regulator yields the protein MDRKEAFKFLDNLANGISVMFGSECETIIHDFNTEDCIVASIYNGHVTGRKKGDKLNLLGIYNLDDMRNGKDLYNCLGKTTDGRMIKSTTFHFKSDNFHYVLGINFDFTKLSIAQNAIFDIIKTGIDVSKAINENPNEKVILEIFEEGLRTIGKPVKEMNKKERMELVKYISDNGGFSLKKSIQTVALKMNISRYTIYNYLKEFGIDIAK from the coding sequence ATGGATAGAAAAGAGGCCTTTAAATTTTTAGACAATCTAGCAAATGGGATTTCAGTTATGTTTGGATCAGAATGTGAAACAATAATCCATGATTTTAATACTGAAGACTGTATTGTGGCTTCTATTTACAATGGACATGTAACTGGAAGAAAAAAAGGGGATAAGTTAAACCTTTTAGGAATATATAATCTAGATGATATGAGAAATGGAAAGGATTTATACAATTGTTTAGGTAAAACAACTGATGGAAGAATGATAAAATCAACAACTTTTCATTTTAAATCTGATAATTTTCATTATGTTTTAGGTATAAACTTTGATTTCACAAAACTTTCAATTGCACAAAATGCAATATTTGACATTATAAAAACAGGAATTGATGTTTCCAAAGCTATTAATGAAAATCCCAATGAAAAGGTTATTCTTGAAATATTTGAAGAGGGACTTAGAACAATAGGAAAACCAGTTAAGGAAATGAATAAAAAAGAAAGAATGGAGCTTGTTAAATATATAAGTGACAATGGGGGATTTTCCCTAAAAAAAAGTATTCAAACTGTTGCTTTAAAAATGAATATATCAAGGTACACAATATATAATTATTTAAAAGAGTTTGGTATAGATATAGCTAAATAA